One Rissa tridactyla isolate bRisTri1 chromosome 1, bRisTri1.patW.cur.20221130, whole genome shotgun sequence DNA segment encodes these proteins:
- the LOC128902263 gene encoding killer cell lectin-like receptor subfamily G member 1 has protein sequence MEGSRSETSAAEASEEIIYTSVKFSQDPPPRAKSGQERRAPCLWPAVVRGLAIGFGILSMLLAIALIWKISDSQPRCPEQWVAYRGSCYSFSKEKKDWHSSQQSCSEQGAHLLVISDTREMDLFKSIQTECFWIGLRNSTGSVWTWEDGSIFNGTKITSNSPVQHCAVLIRDHFQASSCEYAAPWICEKSLR, from the exons ATGGAGGGAAGCAGATCAGAAACTTCTGCAGCCGAAGCAAGTGAGGAAATAATTTATACTTCTGTAAAATTCTCTCAGGATCCTCCACCAAGGGCCAAATCtgggcaggaaaggagag CTCCCTGTCTGTGGCCAGCAGTTGTGCGAGGCTTGGCTATAGGCTTTGGGATACTGAGCATGCTCCTAGCGATTGCTTTGATTTGGAAGATTA GTGACTCCCAACCACGCTGCCCTGAGCAGTGGGTGGCCTACAGAGGGAGCTGCTACTCCTtctccaaggagaagaaggaCTGGCATTCCAGCCAGCAATCCTGCTCGGAGCAGGGAGCTCATCTCCTGGTGATCAGCGATACCAGAGAAATG GACCTGTTCAAGAGTATTCAGACGGAATGTTTCTGGATTGGACTGAGGAACAGCACAGGCTCTGTCTGGACTTGGGAAGATGGCTCTATATTCAATGGCACCAA GATCACCTCTAACAGCCCTGTGCAACACTGTGCTGTCCTGATAAGAGATCACTTTCAGGCCTCCAGCTGTGAATATGCTGCTCCGTGGATCTGTGAGAAATCTCTCAGATAA
- the M6PR gene encoding cation-dependent mannose-6-phosphate receptor isoform X2 produces MPAARGFPLAESASSAAPFLLPVHGAGATSRPGARRRPAPSTPAVPGPPRRRRARSMACRMSSLCHTSAVMVVFMALAVSVGAEQLEEKSCDVIGDESSESQTERALLKKLEPLSQMRFNVTVEKGKTENYIYHFRVCREVNSSQHDFGGLVQTDRQGRRTTVIGRINETQVFNGSDWIMLIYKGGDSYGSHCSGEKRRAVIMISCKRGVIASSFSIISEEREKEQECFYLFEMDSSLACPAEDSHLSVGSILLITFASLIAVYIIGGFLYQRLVVGAKGMEQFPHFAFWQDLGNLVADGCDFVCRSKPRNAPAAYRGVGDDQLGEESEERDDHLLPM; encoded by the exons ATGCCAGCGGCTCGCGGCTTCCCATTGGCGGAGAGCGCTAGTTCCGCCGCGCCCTTCCTGCTTCCGGTTCACGGGGCGGGCGCGACGAGCCGGCCGGGCGCGCGGAGGAGGCCAGCGCCGTCCACGCCTGCGgtccccgggccgccccgccgccgccgggcgcgcAGCATGGCATGCCG GATGTCATCACTTTGCCATACCTCCGCTGTGATGGTAGTCTTTATGGCCCTTGCTGTCAGTGTGGGGGCTGAGCAATTGGAAGAGAAGAGCTGCGATGTGATTGGTGATGAGAGCAGTGAGTCGCAAACGGAAAGAGCCCTGCTGAAGAAGCTAGAGCCCTTGAGCCAAATGAG GTTTAACGTCACTGTGgagaaaggcaaaacagaaaactaCATCTACCATTTCAGGGTGTGCAGGGAGGTCAACAGCAGCCAGCATGATTTTGGTGGTCTGGTGCAAACAGATAGACAGGGTAGAAGGACTACAGTAATAGGAAGAATCAATGAAACACAGGTTTTCAATGGAA GTGACTGGATCATGCTGATTTATAAAGGAGGTGATTCATATGGCAGTCACTGCAGTGGTGAGAAGAGAAGAGCTGTGATAATGATTTCTTGCAAGCGGGGAGTTATAGCG AGTTCATTCAGCATTATTTCAGAAGAGCGGGAAAAGGAGCAGGAGTGTTTCTACCTCTTTGAGATGGACAGCAGTTTGGCTTGTCCAGCTGAGGATTCCCACCTCAGTGTTGGCTCCATTCTACTGATCAC GTTTGCTTCATTGATTGCAGTCTACATCATTGGTGGGTTCCTCTACCAGCGCCTTGTAGTGGGAGCGAAAGGCATGGAGCAGTTTCCTCACTTTGCCTTCTGGCAAGATCTGGGCAATTTGGTGGCG GATGGCTGTGACTTTGTCTGCCGATCTAAGCCTCGAAATGCGCCAGCTGCATATCGTGGTGTGGGTGATGACCAGCTGGGTGAGGAGTCGGAAGAACGGGATGACCACTTGCTACCAATGTGA
- the M6PR gene encoding cation-dependent mannose-6-phosphate receptor isoform X1: protein MPVSGASLFPRGGRASARARREEAGRRGSRMSSLCHTSAVMVVFMALAVSVGAEQLEEKSCDVIGDESSESQTERALLKKLEPLSQMRFNVTVEKGKTENYIYHFRVCREVNSSQHDFGGLVQTDRQGRRTTVIGRINETQVFNGSDWIMLIYKGGDSYGSHCSGEKRRAVIMISCKRGVIASSFSIISEEREKEQECFYLFEMDSSLACPAEDSHLSVGSILLITFASLIAVYIIGGFLYQRLVVGAKGMEQFPHFAFWQDLGNLVADGCDFVCRSKPRNAPAAYRGVGDDQLGEESEERDDHLLPM from the exons ATGCCGGTGAGCGGCGCATCGCTCTTCCCTCGGGGCGGCCGTGCCTCTGCCCGTGCGCGGCGGGAGGAGGCCGGGCGGCGCGGCAGCAG GATGTCATCACTTTGCCATACCTCCGCTGTGATGGTAGTCTTTATGGCCCTTGCTGTCAGTGTGGGGGCTGAGCAATTGGAAGAGAAGAGCTGCGATGTGATTGGTGATGAGAGCAGTGAGTCGCAAACGGAAAGAGCCCTGCTGAAGAAGCTAGAGCCCTTGAGCCAAATGAG GTTTAACGTCACTGTGgagaaaggcaaaacagaaaactaCATCTACCATTTCAGGGTGTGCAGGGAGGTCAACAGCAGCCAGCATGATTTTGGTGGTCTGGTGCAAACAGATAGACAGGGTAGAAGGACTACAGTAATAGGAAGAATCAATGAAACACAGGTTTTCAATGGAA GTGACTGGATCATGCTGATTTATAAAGGAGGTGATTCATATGGCAGTCACTGCAGTGGTGAGAAGAGAAGAGCTGTGATAATGATTTCTTGCAAGCGGGGAGTTATAGCG AGTTCATTCAGCATTATTTCAGAAGAGCGGGAAAAGGAGCAGGAGTGTTTCTACCTCTTTGAGATGGACAGCAGTTTGGCTTGTCCAGCTGAGGATTCCCACCTCAGTGTTGGCTCCATTCTACTGATCAC GTTTGCTTCATTGATTGCAGTCTACATCATTGGTGGGTTCCTCTACCAGCGCCTTGTAGTGGGAGCGAAAGGCATGGAGCAGTTTCCTCACTTTGCCTTCTGGCAAGATCTGGGCAATTTGGTGGCG GATGGCTGTGACTTTGTCTGCCGATCTAAGCCTCGAAATGCGCCAGCTGCATATCGTGGTGTGGGTGATGACCAGCTGGGTGAGGAGTCGGAAGAACGGGATGACCACTTGCTACCAATGTGA